One Lacipirellulaceae bacterium DNA window includes the following coding sequences:
- a CDS encoding M28 family peptidase — MSSTTMKKARTADPVKPSQMKLLVGFLLALGLGIVVVALFQRKPPKLDPGPLPLETGTAASAREILRVGKPLPKSERFSGRVAYAHLLAICELGSRMSGSPGMKAQQEVLTKHFTQLGAQVSLQEFNAGRNPATGQEQPMQNLIVEFHPEATERVLLCAHYDTRPLPDRDPDPWQRRNGVFLGANDGASGVALLMELGHRLPKDPQLGIDFVFFDGEEYIYDERIDEYFYGSTYFAQQYRSNPPAHRYKYGVLVDMVADARLGIPMEWHSSNWPDTRPLVQEIWGVAKQLRVREFIHKVNPDPVLDDHIPLNKIARIPTIDIIDFAYPNPRNGYWHTTADRPENCSADSLYKVGWVLQEWLHAKLSENK, encoded by the coding sequence ATGAGTTCAACCACGATGAAAAAAGCCCGAACAGCAGATCCGGTTAAGCCTAGTCAGATGAAACTGCTTGTCGGTTTTCTGCTAGCACTCGGTTTGGGGATCGTCGTGGTTGCACTTTTTCAGAGGAAGCCGCCGAAGCTGGATCCGGGGCCACTCCCTCTGGAAACGGGCACGGCAGCTTCTGCTCGTGAGATATTACGTGTTGGGAAACCACTCCCGAAGTCGGAACGGTTCTCGGGGAGAGTTGCTTATGCCCATCTGCTGGCGATTTGCGAACTGGGTTCGCGAATGAGCGGGTCGCCAGGAATGAAAGCCCAGCAGGAGGTACTCACGAAGCACTTCACGCAGCTTGGGGCGCAAGTTTCGCTGCAGGAGTTCAATGCCGGCCGAAACCCAGCGACGGGACAAGAGCAACCGATGCAGAACTTGATTGTCGAGTTTCACCCCGAAGCAACTGAGCGGGTTTTGCTCTGCGCGCACTACGATACTCGACCTCTGCCCGACCGCGACCCCGATCCCTGGCAGCGTCGCAATGGCGTTTTTCTGGGGGCCAATGATGGGGCCAGTGGCGTGGCTCTGCTGATGGAGTTGGGACATCGGTTGCCGAAGGATCCCCAGTTGGGAATCGACTTTGTGTTCTTCGATGGCGAGGAATACATCTACGACGAACGGATCGACGAGTACTTTTACGGCAGTACTTACTTTGCCCAGCAGTATCGTTCGAACCCACCCGCCCATCGATACAAGTATGGCGTGCTTGTCGATATGGTCGCTGACGCGCGTTTGGGAATCCCCATGGAATGGCACAGCAGCAACTGGCCAGACACACGGCCCCTGGTCCAAGAGATTTGGGGCGTCGCCAAGCAACTGCGCGTCCGCGAGTTTATTCACAAAGTGAATCCCGATCCGGTGCTTGACGATCATATTCCGTTGAACAAGATTGCGCGGATACCGACGATCGACATTATCGACTTCGCTTATCCGAACCCGCGCAACGGTTATTGGCACACGACCGCGGATCGCCCCGAGAACTGCTCAGCCGATTCCCTTTACAAGGTTGGTTGGGTTTTGCAGGAATGGTTGCACGCGAAATTGAGCGAGAATAAGTAG
- a CDS encoding ASCH domain-containing protein, translating into MLLFKKKFLPAIRSGEKTQTIRLWKHRMMRSGQRSYIPGIGPIRIDTVGQVRLEELTDADAVPDGFKTAEALREELQTIYGEKLAAGYQAFRVTFHKVNEPDPT; encoded by the coding sequence ATGCTGCTCTTCAAGAAGAAATTCCTGCCCGCGATTCGCTCAGGCGAAAAGACGCAGACCATCCGGCTCTGGAAGCATCGCATGATGCGATCAGGCCAACGTAGCTACATCCCGGGAATCGGACCGATCCGTATCGACACGGTAGGCCAAGTCCGCCTGGAAGAACTCACCGACGCCGACGCAGTGCCTGACGGTTTCAAAACGGCAGAAGCTCTCCGCGAAGAATTGCAAACGATCTACGGCGAGAAGCTAGCCGCAGGCTACCAAGCGTTCCGCGTGACGTTCCACAAGGTGAATGAGCCAGATCCCACATAA
- the tig gene encoding trigger factor, whose translation MSEELLEDDVAVEEAPEKLNLEVEVTSPSACERHVTVTISREDIDRYLDDAYGEMMATASVPGFRIGRAPRKLVESRFKSEVGDQIKGSLLMDSLGQISEEQEFTAISEPELNLDAVEVPDEGPMTFEFDIEVRPEFDMPKWKGLKIVRPTRDFTDEDVERQKVQMLARYGKLAPHDGPASEGDHVTLDITVTHEGEQVSKVEDRVVRVLDNLSFQDARLEGFAKLMEGAKEGDKKTAKVTLTADAPNEELRGKEVDVEFKVLEVKKIKLPELSEDFLAEIGNFESEEKFIEAIKANLERQLEYEQQQKSREQITAELTKQADWELPPGLLKRQSVREVERATMELRRAGFSEAEIRARENMLRQNSAQSTARALKEHFILERIAEEENIEAEQGDFDKEIFLMAMQSGDSPRRVRAQIEKRGLMDVLQNQIIERKVLEKVQAEAKFKDEPFEPAKDDTEAIYMAAGGGAGEANIPDATEADEEEAAEG comes from the coding sequence ATGAGTGAAGAATTACTAGAAGACGATGTCGCCGTCGAAGAAGCTCCCGAAAAGCTCAATCTAGAAGTCGAGGTGACCAGCCCCAGTGCCTGCGAACGGCATGTGACCGTGACCATTTCGCGTGAGGACATCGATCGCTACCTCGACGATGCCTACGGCGAGATGATGGCAACCGCCTCGGTGCCGGGCTTCCGGATCGGGCGGGCTCCGCGGAAGTTGGTTGAGAGCCGCTTCAAGAGCGAAGTGGGCGATCAAATCAAGGGCTCGCTGTTGATGGATAGCCTTGGTCAGATCAGCGAAGAGCAAGAGTTCACGGCGATCAGTGAGCCGGAACTGAATCTCGACGCGGTTGAGGTTCCCGATGAAGGGCCGATGACCTTTGAGTTTGATATCGAGGTCCGCCCCGAATTCGACATGCCGAAGTGGAAGGGCCTGAAGATCGTTCGCCCAACGCGCGACTTCACCGACGAAGATGTCGAGCGGCAGAAAGTTCAGATGCTTGCCCGCTACGGCAAGCTTGCCCCGCACGATGGCCCGGCCAGTGAAGGCGATCACGTCACGCTCGATATCACGGTTACTCATGAAGGCGAGCAAGTCTCGAAGGTCGAGGATCGTGTGGTCCGCGTACTCGATAACCTCAGCTTCCAAGATGCCCGTCTTGAGGGCTTCGCGAAGTTGATGGAGGGTGCGAAAGAGGGCGACAAGAAGACCGCAAAAGTTACGCTGACTGCCGACGCGCCCAACGAAGAGCTTCGCGGCAAGGAAGTGGATGTCGAATTCAAAGTGCTTGAGGTCAAGAAAATCAAGCTGCCAGAACTGTCGGAAGACTTCTTGGCAGAGATCGGCAACTTTGAGTCGGAAGAGAAGTTCATCGAGGCGATCAAGGCGAACCTTGAGCGTCAGCTTGAGTATGAGCAGCAGCAGAAATCACGTGAGCAAATCACCGCCGAACTGACCAAGCAAGCGGATTGGGAGTTGCCACCAGGACTGCTCAAGCGTCAATCGGTCCGTGAAGTCGAACGTGCCACGATGGAACTTCGCCGTGCTGGGTTCAGCGAAGCGGAAATCCGGGCTCGCGAGAACATGCTTCGCCAGAACAGTGCGCAATCGACCGCTCGGGCACTCAAGGAACACTTCATTCTGGAACGTATTGCTGAAGAAGAAAACATTGAGGCGGAACAGGGCGATTTCGATAAGGAAATCTTCCTGATGGCCATGCAGAGCGGCGACTCGCCACGTCGCGTACGTGCTCAGATCGAAAAACGTGGCCTGATGGACGTTCTGCAGAACCAGATCATCGAGCGGAAGGTGCTCGAAAAAGTTCAAGCCGAAGCCAAGTTTAAGGACGAACCATTCGAACCGGCCAAAGACGATACCGAGGCGATCTACATGGCTGCCGGTGGTGGAGCGGGTGAAGCGAACATTCCCGATGCCACGGAAGCCGACGAAGAGGAAGCTGCTGAGGGCTAG
- a CDS encoding ATP-dependent Clp protease proteolytic subunit, whose product MNQLDPLAVLAQRDPQLAAAASAYQRQRQMTLGDLLLENRVIFLQGEIYDGNANELVMKLLYLQSENRRKDIHFYINSPGGSVTATLAIYDTMQMISPPVSTYCVGLAASGGSVLLAGGEKGKRYALKHSKVMIHQPHGGVGGQVSDIEIQANEIIKTRQTLNEILAGHTGKTADEIQAACDRDHYLTAQEAVDFGLVDDILIKPPGSDDEDED is encoded by the coding sequence ATGAACCAACTCGACCCGCTCGCGGTATTGGCCCAGCGCGACCCACAGCTTGCAGCCGCGGCTAGTGCCTATCAGCGGCAGCGTCAAATGACGCTCGGCGATTTGCTGCTCGAAAACCGCGTGATCTTTCTCCAGGGAGAGATTTACGATGGCAACGCCAATGAACTGGTGATGAAGCTGCTCTACCTGCAGAGCGAGAATCGCCGGAAGGATATTCACTTCTACATCAACTCGCCGGGTGGCAGCGTCACAGCAACGCTGGCCATCTACGATACGATGCAGATGATCTCACCGCCGGTTTCGACCTACTGTGTGGGCTTGGCAGCGAGTGGTGGCTCTGTGCTACTTGCCGGTGGAGAAAAAGGCAAACGCTATGCCTTGAAGCACTCCAAGGTGATGATTCACCAACCTCACGGTGGCGTTGGCGGACAGGTTTCCGACATCGAGATTCAAGCCAACGAGATTATCAAGACGCGTCAAACACTGAACGAGATCCTCGCCGGTCACACGGGAAAAACCGCCGACGAGATTCAAGCCGCCTGTGATCGCGATCATTATCTGACGGCCCAAGAGGCGGTCGACTTTGGTCTTGTTGACGACATCCTCATCAAGCCGCCCGGTAGTGACGACGAAGACGAAGATTAA
- a CDS encoding ATP-dependent Clp protease proteolytic subunit — MNLIPYVIEKSGREERAMDIYSRLLKDRIILMGSGVNDDIANSMVAQMLFLQSDDPKADIHLYINSPGGSVTAGMAIYDTMQFVTCDVATYCLGQAASMGAVLLAAGAPGKRHALPNSRIMIHQPSAGMQGTAEDIMIHATEYKKTKDKLNRILIEHTGQSMEQIEKDTDRDHFMSAEEALEYRIIDKVVEHMEG, encoded by the coding sequence ATGAACCTGATTCCCTACGTTATTGAAAAGTCCGGCCGCGAAGAGCGGGCGATGGACATTTACAGCCGGCTCTTGAAGGATCGTATCATCCTGATGGGTTCGGGCGTGAACGATGACATCGCTAACAGCATGGTCGCCCAGATGTTGTTCCTGCAGTCGGACGACCCGAAAGCAGACATTCACCTCTATATCAATTCGCCCGGCGGCAGCGTCACTGCGGGCATGGCGATTTACGACACGATGCAGTTTGTGACCTGCGATGTGGCGACCTATTGCCTCGGACAGGCGGCTTCGATGGGGGCCGTGTTGCTAGCAGCAGGGGCACCGGGGAAGCGTCACGCGTTGCCGAACTCGCGGATCATGATCCACCAACCTTCGGCCGGCATGCAGGGCACCGCTGAGGACATCATGATCCACGCGACCGAGTACAAGAAGACCAAGGATAAGCTCAACCGCATCCTGATTGAGCATACCGGCCAATCGATGGAACAGATCGAGAAGGACACCGATCGCGACCACTTCATGTCCGCTGAGGAAGCGCTCGAGTACCGCATCATCGACAAGGTCGTCGAACACATGGAAGGCTGA
- a CDS encoding adenylate/guanylate cyclase domain-containing protein, with amino-acid sequence MSNEPDNTEAPKNLRKWSFFQRHGLLLVAISPVIANLIGSAFNIWYNTQQIRPELSAAQIERFDGCWKVFNLIVYPLAVASWAAPIFWLRSIHKKLITGKPTDHEQLVQAQRTVVNLPWWILTVAAMSWLICIPIFPLALASLEEPLTRTVVWHLVISFLTAGMIAVTQSFFAVEMVSMRTLYPVFFRRENPADVPGAAPMSMTTRGWMWALSAVVSPIIILILLQVIPQATSEAPLYPVAVGVVSIIFGMATAWMMKDLMNRPLQQLEKAARRITGGDLDTRIHLRRADEFGTVIASFNDMVAGLRERERIQQTFGRHVGQAAAEQILAQGDGLTGTEQVISVMFVDVRNFTDHSSRHSPEEVVEALNLFFTIAVETVESHGGMVNKFLGDGFMALFGIGNPDEEDASGANQAFQAGCALIDCVESACDELAAAGWPGLAIGVGINTGTAVVGSIGSPARQEYTAIGDTVNVAARVESLTKQVGRPLLVTAATRKELPEDLPLEELPPQNVKGKGEAICVYALDKNSKQI; translated from the coding sequence TTGTCAAACGAGCCCGACAATACGGAAGCACCAAAGAATCTCCGTAAATGGAGCTTCTTCCAGCGCCACGGACTACTGCTGGTGGCGATCTCGCCCGTGATCGCCAACCTGATCGGTAGCGCGTTCAACATCTGGTACAACACGCAGCAGATTCGTCCCGAGCTCTCAGCCGCGCAGATCGAACGCTTCGATGGCTGTTGGAAAGTCTTTAACCTGATCGTCTATCCGTTGGCCGTCGCAAGTTGGGCAGCGCCGATTTTCTGGTTGCGCTCGATACACAAAAAGCTGATCACGGGGAAGCCAACCGATCACGAGCAACTGGTTCAAGCCCAACGGACGGTCGTGAATTTGCCCTGGTGGATTCTTACCGTCGCGGCGATGAGTTGGCTCATATGCATTCCCATCTTTCCGCTGGCGCTGGCCAGTCTGGAGGAACCGCTCACGCGAACCGTGGTGTGGCACTTAGTCATCTCGTTTCTGACCGCGGGAATGATTGCGGTGACGCAAAGTTTTTTTGCCGTGGAAATGGTCAGCATGCGAACGCTGTACCCCGTGTTCTTTCGCCGGGAGAATCCAGCGGATGTGCCGGGTGCCGCTCCGATGTCAATGACCACACGCGGCTGGATGTGGGCCCTTTCGGCGGTCGTCAGCCCGATCATCATCCTCATCTTGCTGCAAGTGATCCCGCAGGCAACCAGCGAAGCGCCGCTCTACCCGGTCGCCGTGGGAGTCGTCTCGATCATCTTCGGAATGGCAACCGCGTGGATGATGAAGGACCTGATGAACAGGCCGCTTCAGCAACTCGAAAAAGCTGCCCGACGTATAACCGGCGGCGATCTCGACACTCGCATCCACCTTCGCCGTGCTGATGAGTTCGGCACGGTGATCGCCAGTTTTAATGACATGGTCGCAGGCTTGCGCGAGCGGGAACGCATCCAGCAGACCTTCGGTCGTCACGTGGGCCAAGCCGCTGCGGAGCAGATCCTCGCCCAAGGGGATGGCCTCACCGGCACGGAGCAAGTGATCTCGGTGATGTTCGTCGACGTCCGCAACTTTACGGACCACTCGTCACGCCATTCGCCTGAGGAAGTCGTCGAGGCGTTGAACCTCTTCTTCACGATAGCCGTGGAAACGGTCGAGTCGCACGGTGGCATGGTCAACAAGTTCCTCGGGGACGGGTTCATGGCGCTGTTCGGGATCGGCAACCCCGATGAGGAAGACGCCAGTGGCGCTAACCAAGCCTTCCAAGCCGGGTGCGCGTTGATTGATTGCGTCGAATCGGCCTGCGACGAGCTGGCCGCCGCGGGTTGGCCCGGCTTGGCCATCGGAGTCGGCATCAACACCGGCACGGCCGTCGTGGGGAGTATCGGTTCCCCCGCCCGCCAGGAGTACACCGCGATCGGCGACACGGTGAACGTCGCCGCTCGGGTGGAATCACTCACCAAACAAGTCGGCAGACCGCTGCTGGTGACCGCTGCAACTCGCAAGGAATTGCCAGAAGACTTGCCCTTAGAAGAACTTCCGCCGCAAAATGTCAAAGGCAAAGGCGAAGCAATTTGCGTGTATGCTTTAGATAAGAACAGTAAGCAAATTTGA
- a CDS encoding haloacid dehalogenase-like hydrolase: MYAVLFDIDGTLILTGGSGQGAFNKTFAEDFGVEEMSREVPFAGRSDRAITLDLMQHAGIDPSEENWQKFKAGYLSRLPTTLHELDGRVLPGVRELLDRLAEIPDVVIGLLTGNMQAGARAKLIHYELWDRFAFGGYGDTATNRDDIAAAAVVEAKRHIGEQPLCGTMVIGDTVHDITCGKSVDAFTVALPTGHTTAEELQAAEPHVLLNDLTEAEPLLQAITAALNEYRATA, translated from the coding sequence GGAGGCTCCGGGCAAGGGGCTTTCAACAAAACTTTTGCTGAAGATTTCGGCGTTGAGGAGATGTCACGCGAAGTTCCTTTCGCAGGCCGGAGCGATCGGGCGATCACGCTCGACCTGATGCAACATGCGGGAATCGATCCCTCCGAAGAGAACTGGCAGAAGTTCAAAGCCGGCTATTTGAGCCGCCTACCGACGACACTCCACGAACTCGACGGGCGCGTGCTTCCGGGTGTTCGCGAACTGCTCGATCGCCTGGCAGAGATTCCCGACGTGGTGATCGGCTTGCTCACCGGCAACATGCAAGCAGGAGCCCGCGCGAAACTCATACACTACGAACTCTGGGACCGCTTTGCCTTCGGAGGCTACGGCGACACAGCCACCAACCGCGACGACATCGCCGCCGCAGCCGTCGTTGAGGCTAAACGGCACATTGGCGAACAACCTCTTTGTGGCACCATGGTCATCGGCGACACCGTGCACGACATCACCTGCGGCAAATCCGTCGATGCCTTTACCGTTGCACTACCGACAGGCCACACCACGGCAGAGGAACTCCAAGCCGCTGAGCCTCATGTGTTGCTAAACGATCTCACCGAAGCCGAACCGCTATTGCAAGCAATCACCGCAGCCCTCAATGAGTATCGCGCCACAGCGTAA